The Strigops habroptila isolate Jane chromosome 8, bStrHab1.2.pri, whole genome shotgun sequence genome includes a window with the following:
- the ZBBX gene encoding zinc finger B-box domain-containing protein 1 isoform X10: protein MENEEMEKKLQQLQSNMNREKEERKTSSAYHWKSGRAGLVTTQARVLSRSKGNNNKVSSGKVKWQILKEQIQEPVKEPLKCEMASAAAHKKSEAKGMAHGPCEIKSALLTEADTRVGKSEVVDHFVKGINLNELKIIQEQKTVNSKHQVTSDKFSSLLVSVGSAEELSSASTCTSTEYHNKGLLLNGTFNEEESAESFQEALLQWRKGNRDHREKLCASGVLSESVGVCEVQTNLTVMKKPIQTEFKKGGLSYMEKLLLKKYRRAPVDQISVSCIKDLRPVLTLSVHQAMTGGGREGDDDDDDDVDDLTVEEVKRYWTSVVRKEVPDTVPESAESSLKIEFLEESYDKDLEESSNLLVTEAGAVGMNKQGKAEPLKQCGRNPVSSKEISQDSDVQEHTELVLLPEKMVVCCCLERNVVQKESIKVTIMGRSLTSSKLPEKISNPTQLMSNKYLLETQLQKNHKGSQELDSVCNSQSLVLPVITKSSLLQDIAKRQKLVSTWYWGLEGFFVGVNPKRVMLEACSSLCADSIPMDCSISFPGDGRWFIERSLSEYADDTVVQGVLESQLNRPSSSLEAHRRISTLMAVWQSYPGNDSRGPWSTNMPRCKLTGNCPTSTQRKPKSSPLRVNTDIPKHKCNDVTKQDDYFWEYEADQVALLTLEKELQSYTGPEKHYLLTSKDVASSIRDSEKISRNTTDFHKNLKVTDHTGVDTLGGWDDQMEEEEILEDKQQVLALQ, encoded by the exons atggaaaatgaagagatggagaagaaatTACAGCAACTACAGTCAAAcatgaacagagaaaaagaagagagaaa GACATCAAGTGCTTACCATTGGAAATCTGGACGGGCAGGACTAGTGACCACCCAAGCCCGAGTTTTGTCaagaagcaaaggaaacaataaTAAG gtttcttcaggaaaagtgAAGTGGCAAATTCTCAAAGAACAGATCCAAG agcCAGTGAAAGAACCATTGAAGTGTGAAATGGCAAGTGCTGCAGCTCATAAAAAATCTGAAGCGAAGGGGATGGCACATGGACCATGTGAAATTAAGAGTGCCCTGCTG ACAGAAGCTGATACGCGTGTTGGAAAATCGGAAGTCGTTGATCACTTCGTCAAGGGAATAAATCTGAATGAATTGAAAATTATTCAAGAGCAAAAGACAGTAAATAGCAAGCATCAGGTCACATCAGACAAGTTTTCATCTCTGTTAGTGTCAGTGGGCAGTGCTGAG GAACTGTCCTCAGCATCAACCTGTACAAGCACTGAATATCACAACAAGGGATTATTACTAAACGGTACATTTAATGAGGAAGAATCTGCAGAGTCTTTTCAGGAAGCTTTGCTTCAATGGAGAAAAGGTAATCGTGATCACAGAGAAAAACTGTGTGCCAGTGGTGTCCTATCag AATCTGTGGGAGTTTGTGAGGTACAGACCAATCTCACTGTTATGAAGAAACCTATCCAAACTGAATTCAAGAAGGGTGGCCTGAGCTACATGGAGAAACTCTTGCTTAAGAAATACAGAAG agCTCCTGTTGATCAAATTTCTGTTAGTTGCATTAAAGATTTAAGGCCTGTGCTAACACTGAGTGTACATCAGGCTATGactggaggagggagagaaggagatgATGACGATGATGATGATGTCGATGACTTAACAG TTGAAGAGGTGAAGAGATATTGGACATCTGTTGTTAGAAAAGAAGTACCCGACACTGTTCCTGAAAGTGCAGAGTCCTCTTTGAAAATTGAATTCCTTGAAGAA tCTTATGACAAGGACTTGGAAGAATCATCTAACCTTTTGGTGACagaagctggggctgtgggcatgaataaacaaggaaaagctGAACCACTCAAGCAGTGTGGAAG aaatcctgtttcttctaaagaaatttCTCAAG ACAGTGATGTACAGGAACATACGGAACTGGTACTGCTACCTG AAAAAATGGTTGTCTGCTGTTGTCTTGAAAGAAATGTAGTCCAAAAGGAGAGTATTAAGGTAACGATTATGGGAAGATCACTTACCTCCTCTAAACTACCTGAGAAGATCTCTAACCCAACTCAACTAATGAGCAACAAATATCTCCTTGAGACACAACTGCAGAAAAACCATAAAGGTTCCCAAGAACTGGACAGTGTCTGCAATAGTCAGAGTTTGGTTTTGCCTGTAATTACAAAGTCTTCATTG TTACAGGATATAGCCAAAAGACAGAAATTGGTTTCTACATGGTACTGGGGACTTGAAGGTTTCTTTGTAGGTGTAAACCCTAAACGAGTAATGCTTGAAGCATGTTCTTCATTGTGTGCTGACTCTATCCCTATGGACTGTAGTATCTCATTTCCAG GAGATGGAAGGTGGTTTATTGAAAGGAGCTTAAGTGAATATGCTGATGACACTGTAGTTCAAGGTGTGTTAGAAAGTCAGTTGAATAGACCTTCAAGTAGTTTGGAGGCTCACCGTAGAATCTCAACCCTGATGGCAGTGTGGCAGTCCTACCCAG GGAATGATTCTAGAGGACCTTGGTCAACAAATATGCCACGCTGTAAACTGACTGGAAATTGTCCAACTAGCACTCAACGAAAACCAAAGAGTTCACCCTTGAGAGTTAATACTGATATACCAAAACACAAGTGCAATGATGTAACTAAACAAGATGATTATTTTTGGGAATATGAGGCTGACCAAGTAGCCCTACTTACTCTGGAAAAAGAATTGCAAAGTTATACAG GTCCTGAAAAACATTACCTCTTGACTTCTAAAGATGTAGCTTCCTCCATCAGAGACTCAGAGAAGATTAGTAGAAATACTACAGATTTCCATAAAAACCTAAAGGTAACAGACCACACCGGAGTTGATACTTTAGG GGGCTGGGATGACcaaatggaagaggaagaaattctggAGGATAAGCAACAGGTTCTTGCATTACAGTGA
- the ZBBX gene encoding zinc finger B-box domain-containing protein 1 isoform X6, with amino-acid sequence MNVNDFVILPGSKPGTSVRLKAKTVRELQLEKAHLEMENEEMEKKLQQLQSNMNREKEERKTSSAYHWKSGRAGLVTTQARVLSRSKGNNNKVSSGKVKWQILKEQIQEPVKEPLKCEMASAAAHKKSEAKGMAHGPCEIKSALLTEADTRVGKSEVVDHFVKGINLNELKIIQEQKTVNSKHQVTSDKFSSLLVSVGSAEELSSASTCTSTEYHNKGLLLNGTFNEEESAESFQEALLQWRKGNRDHREKLCASGVLSESVGVCEVQTNLTVMKKPIQTEFKKGGLSYMEKLLLKKYRRAPVDQISVSCIKDLRPVLTLSVHQAMTGGGREGDDDDDDDVDDLTVEEVKRYWTSVVRKEVPDTVPESAESSLKIEFLEESYDKDLEESSNLLVTEAGAVGMNKQGKAEPLKQCGRNPVSSKEISQEKMVVCCCLERNVVQKESIKVTIMGRSLTSSKLPEKISNPTQLMSNKYLLETQLQKNHKGSQELDSVCNSQSLVLPVITKSSLLQDIAKRQKLVSTWYWGLEGFFVGVNPKRVMLEACSSLCADSIPMDCSISFPGDGRWFIERSLSEYADDTVVQGVLESQLNRPSSSLEAHRRISTLMAVWQSYPGNDSRGPWSTNMPRCKLTGNCPTSTQRKPKSSPLRVNTDIPKHKCNDVTKQDDYFWEYEADQVALLTLEKELQSYTGPEKHYLLTSKDVASSIRDSEKISRNTTDFHKNLKVTDHTGVDTLGGWDDQMEEEEILEDKQQVLALQ; translated from the exons ATGAACGTCAATGATTTTGTAATACTCCCAGGCTCAAAACCTGGAACCTCAGTGagattaaaagcaaa AACTGTTAGAGAATTGCAGTTGGAGAAAGCgcatttagaaatggaaaatgaagagatggagaagaaatTACAGCAACTACAGTCAAAcatgaacagagaaaaagaagagagaaa GACATCAAGTGCTTACCATTGGAAATCTGGACGGGCAGGACTAGTGACCACCCAAGCCCGAGTTTTGTCaagaagcaaaggaaacaataaTAAG gtttcttcaggaaaagtgAAGTGGCAAATTCTCAAAGAACAGATCCAAG agcCAGTGAAAGAACCATTGAAGTGTGAAATGGCAAGTGCTGCAGCTCATAAAAAATCTGAAGCGAAGGGGATGGCACATGGACCATGTGAAATTAAGAGTGCCCTGCTG ACAGAAGCTGATACGCGTGTTGGAAAATCGGAAGTCGTTGATCACTTCGTCAAGGGAATAAATCTGAATGAATTGAAAATTATTCAAGAGCAAAAGACAGTAAATAGCAAGCATCAGGTCACATCAGACAAGTTTTCATCTCTGTTAGTGTCAGTGGGCAGTGCTGAG GAACTGTCCTCAGCATCAACCTGTACAAGCACTGAATATCACAACAAGGGATTATTACTAAACGGTACATTTAATGAGGAAGAATCTGCAGAGTCTTTTCAGGAAGCTTTGCTTCAATGGAGAAAAGGTAATCGTGATCACAGAGAAAAACTGTGTGCCAGTGGTGTCCTATCag AATCTGTGGGAGTTTGTGAGGTACAGACCAATCTCACTGTTATGAAGAAACCTATCCAAACTGAATTCAAGAAGGGTGGCCTGAGCTACATGGAGAAACTCTTGCTTAAGAAATACAGAAG agCTCCTGTTGATCAAATTTCTGTTAGTTGCATTAAAGATTTAAGGCCTGTGCTAACACTGAGTGTACATCAGGCTATGactggaggagggagagaaggagatgATGACGATGATGATGATGTCGATGACTTAACAG TTGAAGAGGTGAAGAGATATTGGACATCTGTTGTTAGAAAAGAAGTACCCGACACTGTTCCTGAAAGTGCAGAGTCCTCTTTGAAAATTGAATTCCTTGAAGAA tCTTATGACAAGGACTTGGAAGAATCATCTAACCTTTTGGTGACagaagctggggctgtgggcatgaataaacaaggaaaagctGAACCACTCAAGCAGTGTGGAAG aaatcctgtttcttctaaagaaatttCTCAAG AAAAAATGGTTGTCTGCTGTTGTCTTGAAAGAAATGTAGTCCAAAAGGAGAGTATTAAGGTAACGATTATGGGAAGATCACTTACCTCCTCTAAACTACCTGAGAAGATCTCTAACCCAACTCAACTAATGAGCAACAAATATCTCCTTGAGACACAACTGCAGAAAAACCATAAAGGTTCCCAAGAACTGGACAGTGTCTGCAATAGTCAGAGTTTGGTTTTGCCTGTAATTACAAAGTCTTCATTG TTACAGGATATAGCCAAAAGACAGAAATTGGTTTCTACATGGTACTGGGGACTTGAAGGTTTCTTTGTAGGTGTAAACCCTAAACGAGTAATGCTTGAAGCATGTTCTTCATTGTGTGCTGACTCTATCCCTATGGACTGTAGTATCTCATTTCCAG GAGATGGAAGGTGGTTTATTGAAAGGAGCTTAAGTGAATATGCTGATGACACTGTAGTTCAAGGTGTGTTAGAAAGTCAGTTGAATAGACCTTCAAGTAGTTTGGAGGCTCACCGTAGAATCTCAACCCTGATGGCAGTGTGGCAGTCCTACCCAG GGAATGATTCTAGAGGACCTTGGTCAACAAATATGCCACGCTGTAAACTGACTGGAAATTGTCCAACTAGCACTCAACGAAAACCAAAGAGTTCACCCTTGAGAGTTAATACTGATATACCAAAACACAAGTGCAATGATGTAACTAAACAAGATGATTATTTTTGGGAATATGAGGCTGACCAAGTAGCCCTACTTACTCTGGAAAAAGAATTGCAAAGTTATACAG GTCCTGAAAAACATTACCTCTTGACTTCTAAAGATGTAGCTTCCTCCATCAGAGACTCAGAGAAGATTAGTAGAAATACTACAGATTTCCATAAAAACCTAAAGGTAACAGACCACACCGGAGTTGATACTTTAGG GGGCTGGGATGACcaaatggaagaggaagaaattctggAGGATAAGCAACAGGTTCTTGCATTACAGTGA
- the ZBBX gene encoding zinc finger B-box domain-containing protein 1 isoform X5, whose amino-acid sequence MNVNDFVILPGSKPGTSVRLKAKTVRELQLEKAHLEMENEEMEKKLQQLQSNMNREKEERKTSSAYHWKSGRAGLVTTQARVLSRSKGNNNKVSSGKVKWQILKEQIQEPVKEPLKCEMASAAAHKKSEAKGMAHGPCEIKSALLTEADTRVGKSEVVDHFVKGINLNELKIIQEQKTVNSKHQVTSDKFSSLLVSVGSAEELSSASTCTSTEYHNKGLLLNGTFNEEESAESFQEALLQWRKGNRDHREKLCASGVLSESVGVCEVQTNLTVMKKPIQTEFKKGGLSYMEKLLLKKYRRAPVDQISVSCIKDLRPVLTLSVHQAMTGGGREGDDDDDDDVDDLTVEEVKRYWTSVVRKEVPDTVPESAESSLKIEFLEESYDKDLEESSNLLVTEAGAVGMNKQGKAEPLKQCGRNPVSSKEISQDSDVQEHTELVLLPEKMVVCCCLERNVVQKESIKVTIMGRSLTSSKLPEKISNPTQLMSNKYLLETQLQKNHKGSQELDSVCNSQSLVLPVITKSSLLQDIAKRQKLVSTWYWGLEGFFVGVNPKRVMLEACSSLCADSIPMDCSISFPGDGRWFIERSLSEYADDTVVQGVLESQLNRPSSSLEAHRRISTLMAVWQSYPGNDSRGPWSTNMPRCKLTGNCPTSTQRKPKSSPLRVNTDIPKHKCNDVTKQDDYFWEYEADQVALLTLEKELQSYTGPEKHYLLTSKDVASSIRDSEKISRNTTDFHKNLKVTDHTGVDTLGGWDDQMEEEEILEDKQQVLALQ is encoded by the exons ATGAACGTCAATGATTTTGTAATACTCCCAGGCTCAAAACCTGGAACCTCAGTGagattaaaagcaaa AACTGTTAGAGAATTGCAGTTGGAGAAAGCgcatttagaaatggaaaatgaagagatggagaagaaatTACAGCAACTACAGTCAAAcatgaacagagaaaaagaagagagaaa GACATCAAGTGCTTACCATTGGAAATCTGGACGGGCAGGACTAGTGACCACCCAAGCCCGAGTTTTGTCaagaagcaaaggaaacaataaTAAG gtttcttcaggaaaagtgAAGTGGCAAATTCTCAAAGAACAGATCCAAG agcCAGTGAAAGAACCATTGAAGTGTGAAATGGCAAGTGCTGCAGCTCATAAAAAATCTGAAGCGAAGGGGATGGCACATGGACCATGTGAAATTAAGAGTGCCCTGCTG ACAGAAGCTGATACGCGTGTTGGAAAATCGGAAGTCGTTGATCACTTCGTCAAGGGAATAAATCTGAATGAATTGAAAATTATTCAAGAGCAAAAGACAGTAAATAGCAAGCATCAGGTCACATCAGACAAGTTTTCATCTCTGTTAGTGTCAGTGGGCAGTGCTGAG GAACTGTCCTCAGCATCAACCTGTACAAGCACTGAATATCACAACAAGGGATTATTACTAAACGGTACATTTAATGAGGAAGAATCTGCAGAGTCTTTTCAGGAAGCTTTGCTTCAATGGAGAAAAGGTAATCGTGATCACAGAGAAAAACTGTGTGCCAGTGGTGTCCTATCag AATCTGTGGGAGTTTGTGAGGTACAGACCAATCTCACTGTTATGAAGAAACCTATCCAAACTGAATTCAAGAAGGGTGGCCTGAGCTACATGGAGAAACTCTTGCTTAAGAAATACAGAAG agCTCCTGTTGATCAAATTTCTGTTAGTTGCATTAAAGATTTAAGGCCTGTGCTAACACTGAGTGTACATCAGGCTATGactggaggagggagagaaggagatgATGACGATGATGATGATGTCGATGACTTAACAG TTGAAGAGGTGAAGAGATATTGGACATCTGTTGTTAGAAAAGAAGTACCCGACACTGTTCCTGAAAGTGCAGAGTCCTCTTTGAAAATTGAATTCCTTGAAGAA tCTTATGACAAGGACTTGGAAGAATCATCTAACCTTTTGGTGACagaagctggggctgtgggcatgaataaacaaggaaaagctGAACCACTCAAGCAGTGTGGAAG aaatcctgtttcttctaaagaaatttCTCAAG ACAGTGATGTACAGGAACATACGGAACTGGTACTGCTACCTG AAAAAATGGTTGTCTGCTGTTGTCTTGAAAGAAATGTAGTCCAAAAGGAGAGTATTAAGGTAACGATTATGGGAAGATCACTTACCTCCTCTAAACTACCTGAGAAGATCTCTAACCCAACTCAACTAATGAGCAACAAATATCTCCTTGAGACACAACTGCAGAAAAACCATAAAGGTTCCCAAGAACTGGACAGTGTCTGCAATAGTCAGAGTTTGGTTTTGCCTGTAATTACAAAGTCTTCATTG TTACAGGATATAGCCAAAAGACAGAAATTGGTTTCTACATGGTACTGGGGACTTGAAGGTTTCTTTGTAGGTGTAAACCCTAAACGAGTAATGCTTGAAGCATGTTCTTCATTGTGTGCTGACTCTATCCCTATGGACTGTAGTATCTCATTTCCAG GAGATGGAAGGTGGTTTATTGAAAGGAGCTTAAGTGAATATGCTGATGACACTGTAGTTCAAGGTGTGTTAGAAAGTCAGTTGAATAGACCTTCAAGTAGTTTGGAGGCTCACCGTAGAATCTCAACCCTGATGGCAGTGTGGCAGTCCTACCCAG GGAATGATTCTAGAGGACCTTGGTCAACAAATATGCCACGCTGTAAACTGACTGGAAATTGTCCAACTAGCACTCAACGAAAACCAAAGAGTTCACCCTTGAGAGTTAATACTGATATACCAAAACACAAGTGCAATGATGTAACTAAACAAGATGATTATTTTTGGGAATATGAGGCTGACCAAGTAGCCCTACTTACTCTGGAAAAAGAATTGCAAAGTTATACAG GTCCTGAAAAACATTACCTCTTGACTTCTAAAGATGTAGCTTCCTCCATCAGAGACTCAGAGAAGATTAGTAGAAATACTACAGATTTCCATAAAAACCTAAAGGTAACAGACCACACCGGAGTTGATACTTTAGG GGGCTGGGATGACcaaatggaagaggaagaaattctggAGGATAAGCAACAGGTTCTTGCATTACAGTGA
- the ZBBX gene encoding zinc finger B-box domain-containing protein 1 isoform X3, which yields MGEGSRPGVGARHEAGAEGPREYLGAGGSAPNPALTTHPYSMKEVIVVIMNVNDFVILPGSKPGTSVRLKAKTVRELQLEKAHLEMENEEMEKKLQQLQSNMNREKEERKTSSAYHWKSGRAGLVTTQARVLSRSKGNNNKVSSGKVKWQILKEQIQEPVKEPLKCEMASAAAHKKSEAKGMAHGPCEIKSALLTEADTRVGKSEVVDHFVKGINLNELKIIQEQKTVNSKHQVTSDKFSSLLVSVGSAEELSSASTCTSTEYHNKGLLLNGTFNEEESAESFQEALLQWRKGNRDHREKLCASGVLSESVGVCEVQTNLTVMKKPIQTEFKKGGLSYMEKLLLKKYRRAPVDQISVSCIKDLRPVLTLSVHQAMTGGGREGDDDDDDDVDDLTVEEVKRYWTSVVRKEVPDTVPESAESSLKIEFLEESYDKDLEESSNLLVTEAGAVGMNKQGKAEPLKQCGRNPVSSKEISQEKMVVCCCLERNVVQKESIKVTIMGRSLTSSKLPEKISNPTQLMSNKYLLETQLQKNHKGSQELDSVCNSQSLVLPVITKSSLLQDIAKRQKLVSTWYWGLEGFFVGVNPKRVMLEACSSLCADSIPMDCSISFPGDGRWFIERSLSEYADDTVVQGVLESQLNRPSSSLEAHRRISTLMAVWQSYPGNDSRGPWSTNMPRCKLTGNCPTSTQRKPKSSPLRVNTDIPKHKCNDVTKQDDYFWEYEADQVALLTLEKELQSYTGPEKHYLLTSKDVASSIRDSEKISRNTTDFHKNLKVTDHTGVDTLGGWDDQMEEEEILEDKQQVLALQ from the exons ATGGGCGAAGGGTCCCGCCCGGGGGTTGGCGCCCGCCACGAGGCCGGTGCCGAAGGGCCGAGAGAGTATTTGGGAGCAGGTGGGAGTGCCCCAAACCCTGCCCTCACCACGCACCCTTACAGCATGA aagaGGTTATAGTGGTTATCATGAACGTCAATGATTTTGTAATACTCCCAGGCTCAAAACCTGGAACCTCAGTGagattaaaagcaaa AACTGTTAGAGAATTGCAGTTGGAGAAAGCgcatttagaaatggaaaatgaagagatggagaagaaatTACAGCAACTACAGTCAAAcatgaacagagaaaaagaagagagaaa GACATCAAGTGCTTACCATTGGAAATCTGGACGGGCAGGACTAGTGACCACCCAAGCCCGAGTTTTGTCaagaagcaaaggaaacaataaTAAG gtttcttcaggaaaagtgAAGTGGCAAATTCTCAAAGAACAGATCCAAG agcCAGTGAAAGAACCATTGAAGTGTGAAATGGCAAGTGCTGCAGCTCATAAAAAATCTGAAGCGAAGGGGATGGCACATGGACCATGTGAAATTAAGAGTGCCCTGCTG ACAGAAGCTGATACGCGTGTTGGAAAATCGGAAGTCGTTGATCACTTCGTCAAGGGAATAAATCTGAATGAATTGAAAATTATTCAAGAGCAAAAGACAGTAAATAGCAAGCATCAGGTCACATCAGACAAGTTTTCATCTCTGTTAGTGTCAGTGGGCAGTGCTGAG GAACTGTCCTCAGCATCAACCTGTACAAGCACTGAATATCACAACAAGGGATTATTACTAAACGGTACATTTAATGAGGAAGAATCTGCAGAGTCTTTTCAGGAAGCTTTGCTTCAATGGAGAAAAGGTAATCGTGATCACAGAGAAAAACTGTGTGCCAGTGGTGTCCTATCag AATCTGTGGGAGTTTGTGAGGTACAGACCAATCTCACTGTTATGAAGAAACCTATCCAAACTGAATTCAAGAAGGGTGGCCTGAGCTACATGGAGAAACTCTTGCTTAAGAAATACAGAAG agCTCCTGTTGATCAAATTTCTGTTAGTTGCATTAAAGATTTAAGGCCTGTGCTAACACTGAGTGTACATCAGGCTATGactggaggagggagagaaggagatgATGACGATGATGATGATGTCGATGACTTAACAG TTGAAGAGGTGAAGAGATATTGGACATCTGTTGTTAGAAAAGAAGTACCCGACACTGTTCCTGAAAGTGCAGAGTCCTCTTTGAAAATTGAATTCCTTGAAGAA tCTTATGACAAGGACTTGGAAGAATCATCTAACCTTTTGGTGACagaagctggggctgtgggcatgaataaacaaggaaaagctGAACCACTCAAGCAGTGTGGAAG aaatcctgtttcttctaaagaaatttCTCAAG AAAAAATGGTTGTCTGCTGTTGTCTTGAAAGAAATGTAGTCCAAAAGGAGAGTATTAAGGTAACGATTATGGGAAGATCACTTACCTCCTCTAAACTACCTGAGAAGATCTCTAACCCAACTCAACTAATGAGCAACAAATATCTCCTTGAGACACAACTGCAGAAAAACCATAAAGGTTCCCAAGAACTGGACAGTGTCTGCAATAGTCAGAGTTTGGTTTTGCCTGTAATTACAAAGTCTTCATTG TTACAGGATATAGCCAAAAGACAGAAATTGGTTTCTACATGGTACTGGGGACTTGAAGGTTTCTTTGTAGGTGTAAACCCTAAACGAGTAATGCTTGAAGCATGTTCTTCATTGTGTGCTGACTCTATCCCTATGGACTGTAGTATCTCATTTCCAG GAGATGGAAGGTGGTTTATTGAAAGGAGCTTAAGTGAATATGCTGATGACACTGTAGTTCAAGGTGTGTTAGAAAGTCAGTTGAATAGACCTTCAAGTAGTTTGGAGGCTCACCGTAGAATCTCAACCCTGATGGCAGTGTGGCAGTCCTACCCAG GGAATGATTCTAGAGGACCTTGGTCAACAAATATGCCACGCTGTAAACTGACTGGAAATTGTCCAACTAGCACTCAACGAAAACCAAAGAGTTCACCCTTGAGAGTTAATACTGATATACCAAAACACAAGTGCAATGATGTAACTAAACAAGATGATTATTTTTGGGAATATGAGGCTGACCAAGTAGCCCTACTTACTCTGGAAAAAGAATTGCAAAGTTATACAG GTCCTGAAAAACATTACCTCTTGACTTCTAAAGATGTAGCTTCCTCCATCAGAGACTCAGAGAAGATTAGTAGAAATACTACAGATTTCCATAAAAACCTAAAGGTAACAGACCACACCGGAGTTGATACTTTAGG GGGCTGGGATGACcaaatggaagaggaagaaattctggAGGATAAGCAACAGGTTCTTGCATTACAGTGA